In the genome of Streptomyces lydicus, the window TCGTCCCACCCGCCGGGCAGGGACGGCCGGCCGGGGCAGTTCTCCCGCACGGCAGGACGGCAATACTGTCAGGCCCTGTTGCCGACGCCACGGCGGGTAGGGACACAAGGGGCACTCGTCACCTGTGACTCGTCACACGGCACACAGAAGCGGGATGCCCGGCGGGTGTCACACCGGAGAGGACAGCAGCGGGCCAGGTGGGGCGAAGGTGAGGGGAATGTCAACCGTAATAGCCTTGCCGCCCGAAGTGGGAATAATGACGACGCAGGCGGTAAGTTGCTGAATCATCGGCCATCCATATCCGCCGACCGCAAATTTTTCGCGCCCGACGGCCGTGGCGGGTTGCCGACAGCTGCGATCGGAGACGGTCACTTCCAGGCGATCGGCCACGATCCTGGCAGAGAAACCGGAAAGTCCGTCTCCATGGCGCTGCGCATTGGTGACCAATTCCGAGGTGACCAGCAAGGCGTCAATCATGGAAATTTCATCGATGGCCGGACGGTGAGCGCTCAGTAGCTCCCGAACCTGGTCCCGGGCCTCCGCCGCTTCGCACACCGGGGCCTGCTGTGCACCCGTCATACCTCTCACCTCCCGCCTGATCCATCTCCACGCCGTGGAGTTCCACCGCCGCCCCACCCGAGGGCCGCGTAGAAGGCTACTTCGACGAGAGGGTTCCCCGACGACTGCCCCGTATCCGAGGGTTTATGCCCCACCCTCACGACGCGGCGAGGGGAACAGCCCCGGAAGGGGAGCCCGTGGCGGGCCGACCACCCCGGCGGCGGCCGGTCCTTTCGACTCCGGACACGCCTCACACAAGGGGAAATCCACCGAAATAAACTCCCACCTGATGGAGGTAGTCAGAGCTGCTCAGGTGCGCTTCCCCCTCAAAGGCAGGCGCGTCCTTGACCTCTTGCCTGGTGCGGCCGACATAGACCTTCTCCTCTTCGTGGTCGATGCCGGTCACCGTGCCGGCGGGCAGCACGATGCGCCTCCCGAGGATCCAGGGACCGGTGTCGACGACGAGGTGTGCCGAATCCACGTCATCGGAATGCTTGTCGACCTTGCCGATGCTCCCGTCAACGGCTTCGACGCTGTACCCCACCAGAGTCGTGCCCGCCCGGTACCCGGAGTCGGGAAGATATCCCCAGACAGTGGAACTCATGCGAAATCCCTTCGACGCGATGCGAGAGCAGGCTTTACTCCGTCTCCGTTTCACCCCCTGACAAAGGGGAACGGTGACGGGCTCTTTTCAGCATGTCGGTCATCCCGACAGTGCTCTGCTGCCCCGAGACCTGTGTCCAAAACAGTGGGAGAAACGGGTCCCGGATTCCATCCGGCGTCATTGACCGACGGAGGGGGCGCGGACAGGCCGTCTTTCGGTAATTGGACGGCCCCGCGCGGGGCGAGAGCATCCCGCCCCTTCGCCTCCCCTCCCCCTTCGTCCAGTTCGAAGTCCCCGATGCCCACCCGGATGCGGATGCCCACCCGGATGCAGATGCTCGCGACGCCCCGCCGGTGGGCAGAGGCGAGACGAGGGCGCCCACCGGCTCAAGGAAGGCGCTCTCTCCGAGACCGTGCACAATGGCCCTCCCGTTCACGGACATCACCTCAACGGCCCGTCATGGAGCTCCCGTTGCCGATAACCGTCAACACGTCACATCAGGTCACATCACGTCGCGTCACCTCGCGCCGCAACGATGGCGCGGCGGACTGGGGGCCTTCGGCCGGGGCAAGCAGGCTGCGCCGACGTCACACCATGTCTCACCCAAGGGCGACGAGCCGCTCACGGATGTCGCGGACCAGCTCGGCTTCGTGAGTGACGAGGTAGAAGTGCCCCCCGGGAAACGCGCGCGCATCGCAGCGCGCCGAGGTCAGCTCTGCCCATGCCCGGACTTCGTCGGGGGCCGGCTGGGGGTCTTCCATCCCGAAGTAGGCGACGACGGGAATATCCACGGCAGGAGCCTTGGGCTCCGCCACATACGCTTCGACCAGCCGGTAATCCGCCCGGATCGGCGGCATGAACAGCTCGCGCATCTCGGGGTCCCGCAAGAGCTCCGCCCCCGGTCCGCCATGCCCGCCCACCGTGGCGAGCAACTTCTCATCGGTGAGGTCCCCGTCACTGAGGCGCCGCAGGAGGTGGGGAGCAGCCCTGCCGGAGACGAGGAGCGCCGCCGGGCCCGCACCGCGCCCGGCGAGCAGTGCAGCGACCTCATGCGCCACGGAGGCGCCCATGCTGTGACCGAAAAATACCGTGCGGAGCGTCATATGAGGTGCCAGCTCGTCGGCCACCCGACCGGCGAGTTCCGCCATGCTCGTGATGCCGGGTTCCGCGATGCGCTCCTCACGGCCCGGGTAGCACACCGCGCTCACTTCCCAGTCAGCCGGGAACCGCTGCGGCCAGGAGCGGTAGAAACTCGCCGAGCCGCCGGCGTGCGGGAAGCAGACGAGCCGCAGCCGGGGTGCGGCCACCGGCCGGTAGGTGCGCAGCCACCGTGTGGCGGGCCGACCAGAGGAGAGAGACATATGCAAAAGTCTAGGTGCCGGCCCCGGGTGCGCGCCGGACAAGATCACCTTCCAACTCAGAACGTCCCGCAATGGGCACTGCGTCATCTTCCGCCATCCGCCCTCCCGTTCGGTCGACACGGCGCACCGCCCTGACGCCTATGTTCACCGCCCGGTTCCGCCGTGTGTGGCAGAGAGCGCGCTTCCCGGTACGTCTGGTCCCCACACCTGCACC includes:
- a CDS encoding ATP-binding protein — translated: MTGAQQAPVCEAAEARDQVRELLSAHRPAIDEISMIDALLVTSELVTNAQRHGDGLSGFSARIVADRLEVTVSDRSCRQPATAVGREKFAVGGYGWPMIQQLTACVVIIPTSGGKAITVDIPLTFAPPGPLLSSPV
- a CDS encoding PRC-barrel domain containing protein; amino-acid sequence: MSSTVWGYLPDSGYRAGTTLVGYSVEAVDGSIGKVDKHSDDVDSAHLVVDTGPWILGRRIVLPAGTVTGIDHEEEKVYVGRTRQEVKDAPAFEGEAHLSSSDYLHQVGVYFGGFPLV
- a CDS encoding thioesterase II family protein; amino-acid sequence: MSLSSGRPATRWLRTYRPVAAPRLRLVCFPHAGGSASFYRSWPQRFPADWEVSAVCYPGREERIAEPGITSMAELAGRVADELAPHMTLRTVFFGHSMGASVAHEVAALLAGRGAGPAALLVSGRAAPHLLRRLSDGDLTDEKLLATVGGHGGPGAELLRDPEMRELFMPPIRADYRLVEAYVAEPKAPAVDIPVVAYFGMEDPQPAPDEVRAWAELTSARCDARAFPGGHFYLVTHEAELVRDIRERLVALG